A single Candidatus Poribacteria bacterium DNA region contains:
- a CDS encoding D-2-hydroxyacid dehydrogenase has protein sequence MKVMINTEVQPEHLQRIQLVSDDIQIVQPQDNETQLKEVVDTDVVLGGVSRPLFENARQLKWVQTLGAGVDGVLFPEFVESDVILTSAKGFVGPHLADQTWALILGLLRGIGRAVRERTWENRMSIRGETWELEERTLGIVGLGGTGIDVAKRAQGFDMRVIAVDPEDVDPPPFVHEVWKMDRFYDLLEESDVVSICAPLTPETHGMFNDEAFQRMKPHALLINVTRGKIVDGPSLLRALDEKRIGGAGLDVTPEEPLPQDSPLWDMPRVIITPHAAGGSPIRLDRTIGLFCDNLERLMADKPLLSVIDKQKGY, from the coding sequence ATGAAAGTCATGATTAATACGGAAGTTCAGCCGGAACACCTGCAACGCATTCAACTGGTTTCCGACGACATTCAGATCGTCCAACCCCAAGACAATGAGACACAGCTCAAAGAGGTTGTAGACACCGACGTGGTTCTTGGTGGAGTTAGCCGTCCCCTCTTTGAAAACGCTCGACAACTCAAATGGGTACAAACACTCGGCGCAGGCGTTGATGGTGTCCTTTTTCCTGAGTTTGTCGAAAGCGATGTTATCCTGACAAGTGCAAAAGGATTTGTCGGTCCCCATCTCGCGGATCAGACGTGGGCGTTGATCCTCGGCTTACTCCGAGGGATTGGCCGTGCTGTCCGTGAACGGACTTGGGAAAACCGGATGTCCATTCGTGGAGAGACGTGGGAACTTGAAGAACGTACACTTGGCATCGTTGGACTTGGTGGCACGGGGATTGATGTTGCTAAACGTGCGCAAGGCTTTGATATGCGCGTAATCGCGGTTGATCCGGAAGATGTGGATCCGCCGCCGTTCGTTCATGAAGTTTGGAAAATGGACCGGTTCTACGATCTCCTTGAGGAATCGGACGTTGTATCAATCTGCGCTCCTTTGACGCCGGAAACGCACGGTATGTTTAATGATGAAGCATTTCAGCGGATGAAACCACACGCGCTACTCATTAATGTAACACGCGGCAAGATCGTTGATGGACCAAGCCTCCTCCGTGCCTTGGACGAGAAGCGGATAGGCGGAGCGGGACTCGATGTAACACCAGAGGAGCCTCTGCCTCAGGATAGCCCACTTTGGGATATGCCTAGGGTTATTATTACGCCTCACGCGGCGGGTGGGTCCCCGATCCGGCTTGACCGGACGATTGGATTGTTCTGTGACAACCTCGAAAGGCTTATGGCGGATAAACCCCTGTTGAGCGTCATAGATAAGCAGAAGGGTTATTAA